A single region of the Sulfitobacter geojensis genome encodes:
- the recG gene encoding ATP-dependent DNA helicase RecG — MSQRPEPLFPLFAGLETLDGIGPKTAQNFVQLGVLAPRDLLFTLPYSGIDRALRDSVKDAILPATLTVAVTIGTHRPARNKGGAYRIHVQDAQTDFQLVYFHARGDYLARQLPEGSRVIVSGRVELFDGVAQMVHPDFAVREDEAQTIPTFEPVYPLTHGVTQKLMYKATRGALERLPEMAEWVDLEQKSQSSWPDFDAAVRAAHDPKNMADLSATAPARERLAYDELFAHQITLALARQNERRKKGRVSKGDGGLQARVMAGLPYAPTRAQTRAISEITADMAQPQRMNRLLQGDVGAGKTLVAFMALLAAVEAGGQGVLMAPTEILARQHLQGLRPLAEDAGVVLEILTGRDKGAERQAKLAALAGGKIQVLVGTHAVFQADVSFADLRLAVVDEQHRFGVRQRLELGEKGDRADVLVMTATPIPRSLALAQYGDMDVSVLDEKPPGRQPITTALISTEKLDQVVARLSAAVAEGRQCYWVCPLVEESEVSDLIAAEERFKRLRAVLGEGVVGLVHGQMPASDKDAAMRAFQQGETQVLVATTVIEVGVDVPNATIIVIERAETFGLAQLHQLRGRVGRGKGASTCLLMYQNPLGETGRQRLEVLRETEDGFVIAETDLKMRGTGDLIGTAQSGVPRFKVADLERQAGLMAIAQSDARKLLSDDPKLTTPRGKAARMLLWLMRQDDAIRLISVG; from the coding sequence ATGAGCCAGCGGCCCGAACCCCTTTTCCCGCTATTTGCCGGACTTGAGACTCTTGATGGCATCGGCCCCAAGACTGCGCAGAATTTTGTGCAACTTGGGGTGCTCGCGCCGCGTGACCTCTTGTTTACACTGCCTTATTCTGGAATTGACCGTGCTCTGCGTGACAGTGTCAAAGATGCGATTTTACCGGCGACGCTGACGGTGGCTGTCACCATTGGCACCCATCGGCCTGCGCGCAATAAGGGGGGCGCGTATCGCATTCACGTTCAGGACGCGCAAACGGATTTCCAACTGGTGTATTTTCATGCCCGCGGTGATTATCTGGCCCGCCAGTTGCCAGAGGGCAGCCGCGTGATCGTGTCCGGCAGGGTCGAGCTGTTTGATGGTGTCGCCCAGATGGTCCACCCCGATTTTGCTGTGCGAGAGGATGAGGCGCAGACCATACCCACGTTCGAACCGGTCTACCCGCTGACCCACGGTGTGACGCAAAAGCTGATGTACAAAGCCACACGCGGTGCGCTGGAACGGCTTCCAGAAATGGCGGAATGGGTTGATTTAGAACAGAAAAGCCAATCGTCCTGGCCCGATTTTGATGCTGCGGTGCGGGCGGCGCATGATCCCAAGAACATGGCGGATTTGTCGGCGACCGCACCAGCGCGAGAGCGTCTGGCCTATGATGAGCTTTTCGCACATCAAATCACCTTGGCCTTGGCGCGTCAGAACGAGCGACGCAAAAAGGGGCGCGTGAGCAAGGGCGACGGAGGTTTGCAAGCGCGGGTGATGGCGGGATTGCCCTATGCGCCGACGCGGGCGCAAACACGGGCCATTTCCGAAATTACCGCAGACATGGCACAGCCCCAGCGGATGAACCGGCTGTTGCAAGGGGATGTGGGCGCTGGCAAAACGCTGGTGGCCTTTATGGCCTTGCTGGCTGCAGTCGAAGCCGGCGGGCAGGGGGTGTTGATGGCACCTACGGAAATCCTCGCGCGTCAACATTTGCAAGGGCTGCGTCCTTTGGCTGAAGATGCCGGCGTGGTGCTTGAAATCCTGACGGGGCGTGACAAGGGCGCAGAGAGACAGGCGAAGCTTGCGGCTTTGGCGGGGGGAAAGATTCAGGTACTTGTTGGAACCCACGCGGTATTTCAGGCTGATGTGAGTTTTGCGGATTTGCGGTTAGCGGTCGTGGATGAGCAGCACAGGTTCGGGGTGCGCCAGCGTCTGGAATTGGGCGAAAAGGGCGACCGCGCTGACGTTCTGGTGATGACGGCCACACCGATCCCGCGCTCGCTGGCGCTGGCGCAATATGGCGATATGGATGTTTCGGTGCTTGACGAAAAACCGCCCGGTCGCCAGCCCATTACCACAGCCCTCATCAGTACCGAAAAGCTCGATCAAGTGGTGGCGCGTTTAAGCGCCGCTGTTGCGGAAGGGCGGCAATGTTACTGGGTCTGTCCCTTGGTGGAAGAGAGCGAAGTCAGTGATCTGATCGCAGCTGAAGAGCGGTTCAAACGCTTGCGTGCAGTGCTTGGCGAGGGCGTTGTCGGCTTGGTACATGGCCAGATGCCGGCCAGCGACAAGGATGCCGCGATGCGTGCGTTCCAGCAAGGTGAAACACAGGTGCTGGTCGCGACGACCGTGATCGAAGTTGGTGTGGACGTGCCCAATGCCACCATCATTGTGATCGAGCGGGCCGAAACCTTTGGCTTGGCCCAGTTGCACCAGCTTCGTGGTCGTGTCGGGCGGGGCAAGGGCGCGTCAACGTGTTTGTTGATGTACCAGAACCCGCTTGGCGAAACCGGTCGGCAACGCCTTGAAGTGTTACGCGAAACCGAAGACGGGTTTGTCATCGCTGAGACCGACCTGAAAATGCGGGGCACCGGTGATTTGATCGGTACCGCCCAATCAGGCGTGCCGCGTTTCAAGGTTGCGGATCTCGAGCGGCAGGCGGGGTTGATGGCAATCGCGCAGTCAGACGCACGTAAACTGCTGTCCGATGATCCCAAACTAACAACTCCACGGGGTAAAGCGGCGCGGATGCTTCTATGGCTGATGCGTCAGGATGATGCGATCCGTTTAATTTCAGTAGGTTGA
- a CDS encoding PaaI family thioesterase, which yields MAAVMTAQQLNEFLEQVFEQVADDFHVDEVDGDNVTMRLLTSDKHLRPGGTISGPAMFGLADVAAYVVTLAHIGPKALAVTTNCSIDFMHKPKAGVPLIAKARLLKLGKQLSVSDVLLFSEGMDKPVARASLTYAIPPKSMG from the coding sequence ATGGCCGCGGTTATGACAGCGCAGCAACTGAATGAATTTCTGGAACAGGTATTCGAACAGGTCGCAGATGATTTCCACGTGGATGAGGTCGACGGCGATAACGTCACCATGCGTTTGCTGACGTCGGACAAACACCTGCGCCCGGGCGGCACGATTTCAGGACCTGCGATGTTCGGTTTGGCGGATGTGGCGGCCTATGTGGTTACGTTGGCCCATATTGGACCCAAAGCCCTGGCGGTCACGACGAATTGTTCCATTGATTTCATGCACAAACCCAAGGCGGGCGTGCCGTTGATTGCCAAGGCGCGGCTGTTGAAACTTGGCAAACAGCTGTCGGTTTCTGACGTTCTGCTGTTCTCGGAAGGGATGGACAAACCTGTGGCGCGGGCCAGTCTGACCTATGCGATCCCCCCCAAATCAATGGGTTAG
- a CDS encoding DUF1127 domain-containing protein gives MTLARPIPTDAFSTLSQHGTPIAARVAVRFAVVVTKWAARRRTRLALSQLEPWQLSDVGLTPDDVQGELRRVFWRV, from the coding sequence ATGACACTCGCCAGACCGATACCGACCGATGCGTTCAGCACGCTTTCCCAGCACGGCACGCCGATTGCGGCGCGCGTTGCGGTCCGTTTTGCGGTTGTGGTGACGAAATGGGCCGCACGCCGGCGCACGCGCCTTGCGCTTTCACAGCTTGAACCGTGGCAGCTGAGTGATGTGGGACTAACACCTGACGACGTTCAAGGCGAGCTGCGTCGCGTGTTCTGGCGGGTGTAA
- the hisI gene encoding phosphoribosyl-AMP cyclohydrolase, which translates to MPFDPADLTYNDAGLIPAIAQDAETREVLMLAWMNAESIAQTLKTGRVTYWSRSRQSFWIKGETSGHTQELVEFRFDCDQDCLLVLVNQTGAACHTGRRHCFYRTVKDGEVIENLAL; encoded by the coding sequence ATGCCATTTGATCCCGCCGATCTTACTTACAACGATGCCGGGCTGATTCCTGCGATCGCACAGGATGCCGAGACCCGTGAGGTTTTGATGCTTGCGTGGATGAATGCCGAAAGCATTGCACAGACGCTGAAGACGGGGCGCGTGACCTATTGGAGCCGTTCGCGGCAGTCGTTCTGGATTAAAGGTGAGACCAGCGGGCACACGCAAGAACTGGTCGAATTCCGCTTTGATTGTGATCAGGACTGCCTGCTGGTTCTGGTTAACCAAACGGGGGCGGCTTGTCACACAGGCCGGCGACACTGTTTCTACAGAACGGTGAAGGACGGCGAAGTGATCGAGAATCTAGCCCTGTGA
- the gluQRS gene encoding tRNA glutamyl-Q(34) synthetase GluQRS codes for MTFRTRFAPSPTGPLHLGHAYSAMLAHDMAVAQGGEFLLRIEDIDQSRARTVWEAQIYDDLKWLGLTWPEPVMRQSDRLGTYGATLDRLWENNQIYTCRCSRADINAALSAPQEGVPTHGPDGLIYPGTCRPRAMRPTTERPQGNVVLRLNIAAAVQDSDRMFQFHETGSGPHGETGLISFTGQDVVTEVGDIVIARRDMGTSYHLAVVLDDAAQGISHVVRGADLFEATKIHVVLQNLLGLPVPTYHHHRLIRDEAGKRLAKRDDAKALSLLRVSGLTAEDIRSLLLP; via the coding sequence GTGACTTTTAGAACCCGCTTTGCCCCGTCGCCGACGGGTCCCTTGCATTTGGGCCACGCCTATTCTGCGATGCTGGCCCATGACATGGCCGTCGCACAGGGCGGGGAGTTCCTTTTACGGATTGAAGATATCGACCAAAGTCGCGCGCGCACCGTATGGGAGGCGCAAATCTATGACGACCTGAAATGGTTGGGTCTCACGTGGCCAGAACCTGTAATGCGCCAGTCAGACAGGCTTGGCACTTACGGCGCGACGCTCGATAGATTGTGGGAAAACAACCAGATATACACTTGTCGTTGTAGCAGAGCAGATATTAACGCGGCACTTTCCGCGCCGCAGGAGGGCGTCCCGACCCACGGACCCGACGGTCTGATCTACCCGGGAACCTGCAGGCCGAGGGCGATGCGCCCCACGACAGAACGCCCACAAGGCAACGTCGTTTTGCGCCTGAACATCGCGGCCGCCGTGCAAGATTCTGACAGGATGTTTCAATTCCACGAAACGGGTTCCGGACCACACGGCGAAACAGGATTGATTTCTTTCACGGGTCAGGACGTTGTCACAGAGGTCGGCGATATCGTCATCGCGCGGCGCGACATGGGCACGTCCTATCACCTTGCTGTGGTGTTGGACGATGCCGCGCAAGGGATCAGCCACGTGGTGCGCGGGGCGGATTTATTCGAGGCAACCAAAATCCATGTGGTCTTGCAAAACCTGCTCGGGCTGCCAGTACCGACCTATCATCATCACAGGCTGATCCGCGATGAAGCGGGCAAAAGACTGGCAAAGCGCGACGATGCCAAGGCACTTTCCCTCCTTCGAGTAAGTGGATTAACAGCCGAAGATATTCGTTCTTTATTATTACCTTAA
- the trmFO gene encoding methylenetetrahydrofolate--tRNA-(uracil(54)-C(5))-methyltransferase (FADH(2)-oxidizing) TrmFO, with protein sequence MDNTLHIIGGGMAGSEAAWQAANAGIQVVIHEMRPHVGTFAHQTGLLGEMVCSNSFRSDDSEQNAVGLLHWEMRAANGLIMATADKHKLPAGGALAVDREPFAQSVTDALLAHPNVTVEYGEITELPDEGQWIIATGPLTSGALAEAIAAETGAEALAFFDAIAPIIYFDSINMDRAWMQSRYDKGDTEEERTAYLNCPMSKEQYEAFIDALLAADKTEFREGETAGYFDGCLPIEVMAERGRETLRFGPMKPVGLTNEHQPDVKAYAVVQLRRDNKLGTLYNMVGFQTKMKHGAQVDVFKMIPGLEDASFARLGGIHRNSFINSPTLLDDQMRLRSRPNIRFAGQITGVEGYVESAAMGLLAGRMAAAELRGGDAPTPPNTTAMGALITHITGGAEAKTFQPMNVNFGLFPPVEGLKSGRRGRKDRYRAYTDRAKTDWQAWLDRNETPA encoded by the coding sequence ATGGATAATACATTGCATATCATCGGCGGCGGAATGGCCGGATCAGAGGCTGCTTGGCAGGCTGCAAACGCAGGCATTCAGGTTGTCATCCACGAAATGCGCCCGCATGTCGGCACGTTTGCCCACCAAACCGGACTGCTGGGCGAAATGGTTTGTTCCAACTCCTTTCGCTCGGACGATTCGGAGCAGAACGCCGTCGGGCTACTGCATTGGGAAATGCGCGCGGCCAATGGCCTGATCATGGCCACGGCGGACAAGCACAAGCTGCCCGCAGGTGGCGCGCTGGCTGTGGACCGTGAACCCTTTGCCCAATCGGTAACCGACGCCTTGCTCGCACATCCGAATGTGACTGTTGAATATGGCGAAATCACAGAATTGCCGGATGAAGGGCAATGGATCATCGCGACCGGCCCCCTGACGTCCGGCGCTTTGGCCGAGGCGATAGCAGCAGAAACAGGCGCCGAGGCCCTTGCCTTTTTCGACGCCATCGCGCCGATCATCTATTTCGACAGCATCAACATGGACCGTGCATGGATGCAGTCCCGTTACGACAAGGGCGATACCGAAGAGGAGCGCACAGCCTACCTCAACTGTCCGATGTCGAAAGAACAATACGAAGCCTTTATCGACGCCCTGTTGGCGGCGGATAAGACCGAGTTTCGCGAAGGTGAAACCGCCGGTTATTTCGATGGTTGCTTGCCAATCGAGGTCATGGCCGAACGCGGTCGCGAGACCCTGCGCTTTGGGCCGATGAAACCTGTGGGCCTGACCAATGAACACCAACCCGACGTCAAAGCCTATGCCGTTGTGCAACTGCGCCGCGACAATAAACTGGGCACGCTTTATAATATGGTCGGCTTCCAGACCAAGATGAAGCACGGCGCGCAAGTTGATGTTTTCAAAATGATTCCCGGTCTTGAGGATGCGTCTTTTGCCCGGCTTGGCGGCATTCACCGCAATTCGTTTATCAATTCGCCAACCTTGCTGGACGATCAGATGCGCCTACGCTCTCGTCCCAATATCCGGTTTGCCGGACAGATCACGGGCGTCGAAGGTTACGTCGAAAGCGCGGCAATGGGGCTGCTTGCCGGTCGGATGGCCGCGGCTGAGCTGCGAGGGGGCGATGCGCCGACGCCGCCGAATACCACGGCGATGGGCGCGCTGATCACCCATATCACCGGCGGTGCCGAGGCGAAAACATTCCAGCCGATGAACGTAAACTTTGGGCTATTCCCCCCTGTTGAAGGGCTGAAATCAGGCCGTCGCGGGCGCAAGGATCGCTATAGAGCCTATACAGATCGCGCCAAGACCGACTGGCAGGCATGGCTGGACAGAAACGAAACGCCCGCCTAA
- a CDS encoding enoyl-CoA hydratase, with product MAILQVTQRGAVAKLVMNAPERLNALSDEMLAALQTTLDRLADDPKTRVITLAGSGKAFCAGHDLRQMTAMRQAPDGGAAAFKDLFDRCATVMARIQSMPQPVIAQVHGIATAAGCQLVATCDMAVAAQGTRFGVNGVNIGLFCSTPMVALSRNIPRKQAFEMLTTGAFIDAERAETLGLVNRVVAPDALEAETTQLAELVASKLGAAVKIGKGAFYAQMAMTTADAYAYTGEVMVQNMLREDTAEGIDAFLEKRDPDWNQ from the coding sequence ATGGCAATTCTGCAAGTGACGCAACGTGGTGCCGTGGCCAAGTTGGTTATGAACGCACCGGAGCGGCTGAACGCCCTGTCGGACGAAATGCTGGCGGCGTTGCAAACGACGTTGGATCGGTTGGCGGATGATCCGAAAACCCGCGTGATTACGCTTGCCGGCAGCGGCAAGGCGTTTTGCGCAGGCCATGATCTGCGCCAGATGACAGCGATGCGACAAGCCCCGGATGGTGGCGCTGCGGCGTTCAAGGATCTGTTTGACCGCTGCGCCACTGTCATGGCGCGAATCCAGTCGATGCCCCAGCCGGTGATCGCACAGGTTCACGGCATCGCCACTGCAGCCGGATGCCAGCTGGTTGCGACCTGCGACATGGCGGTTGCGGCACAGGGTACGCGGTTCGGCGTCAACGGTGTAAACATCGGTCTGTTCTGCTCGACACCGATGGTGGCCCTGTCGCGCAACATCCCGCGCAAACAGGCATTCGAGATGTTAACGACTGGTGCTTTCATCGACGCCGAACGCGCAGAAACGCTGGGGCTGGTCAACCGTGTGGTCGCGCCCGACGCCCTTGAGGCGGAAACCACACAACTGGCTGAACTTGTCGCTTCCAAACTGGGCGCGGCCGTCAAAATCGGAAAAGGCGCATTTTATGCGCAGATGGCGATGACCACCGCGGACGCCTATGCCTATACTGGCGAGGTCATGGTTCAAAACATGCTGCGTGAAGACACCGCCGAAGGCATCGACGCCTTCCTTGAAAAGCGCGATCCCGACTGGAACCAGTGA
- the ligA gene encoding NAD-dependent DNA ligase LigA, producing the protein MTAQIAVDELTQDQAAEELARLADILLRANQDYHTADDPKLDDGTYDQLKLRNAEIEARFPTLKRADSPSEQVGAPVGEGFSKITHAVSMLSLSNAFDAEDVQEFDGRIRKYLGIKAEERIEYTAEPKIDGLSLSLRYVDGVLTQAATRGDGSVGENVTANARTIADIPQTLSGAPAILEVRGEVYMSHADFEALNARQEAAGGKPFANPRNAAAGSLRQLDSEITKSRPLKFFAYAWGELSAPLAATQQGAIDRLSSLGFVTNPLTALCSGPSELVTHYNEIERQRATLGYDIDGVVYKVNDLGLQDRLGFRSTTPRWAIAHKFAAELAWTWLTAIDIQVGRTGALSPVARLQPVTVGGVVVSNATLHNEDYIKGLDSKGGEIRGGKDIRVGDWVQVYRAGDVIPKVADVDLTKRPPDSHPFVFPSVCPECGSEALRETGDAVRRCLGGLICPAQAVEKLKHFVARGGFDIEGLGAKQVEQFYTDGWIAEPADIFTLRERFGEGMQQLKNREGWGEKSANNLFQAIEDKRKIPLNRVLFALGIRHLGEAASNLIALHYGDWSAFEAAMDKAASQEGPVWEDLIGVDGVGSVMAGSLVSTFAQTRERESIDRLIAQLDVQPVKRADTSGSPVTGKTVVFTGTLEKMTRAEAKARAERLGAKVSGSVSAKTDILIAGPGAGSKAKKAAELGIQTMDEDTWLRLIAAL; encoded by the coding sequence ATGACAGCACAGATTGCGGTAGATGAGTTGACGCAGGATCAGGCGGCTGAGGAATTGGCGCGCCTGGCGGATATCCTGCTGCGTGCCAATCAGGACTATCACACTGCGGATGATCCAAAGCTTGATGATGGAACATATGACCAACTGAAACTGCGTAATGCCGAGATTGAAGCGCGGTTTCCCACACTTAAACGTGCTGACAGCCCGTCCGAGCAGGTTGGTGCCCCTGTTGGCGAAGGGTTTTCAAAGATTACCCATGCGGTTTCGATGTTGTCGCTGTCAAATGCGTTTGATGCCGAAGACGTTCAGGAATTTGATGGTCGCATCCGTAAGTACCTTGGGATCAAGGCCGAAGAACGGATTGAGTATACAGCGGAACCAAAGATTGACGGGTTGTCCCTGTCGCTGCGCTATGTCGATGGGGTGCTAACGCAAGCGGCGACGCGCGGCGATGGATCGGTAGGGGAAAACGTCACGGCGAATGCCCGAACGATTGCGGATATTCCTCAAACACTGTCGGGTGCGCCTGCCATTCTTGAGGTGCGGGGCGAAGTATACATGAGCCACGCGGATTTCGAGGCTTTGAATGCACGTCAAGAGGCGGCCGGAGGAAAACCGTTTGCAAATCCGCGCAATGCGGCTGCCGGTTCCTTGCGCCAGCTTGATAGCGAGATCACCAAATCCCGCCCGTTGAAGTTTTTCGCATATGCTTGGGGTGAACTGTCCGCGCCCCTGGCGGCGACACAGCAGGGTGCCATCGACAGATTGAGTTCGCTTGGCTTTGTAACAAATCCGCTGACGGCCCTCTGTTCCGGCCCGAGCGAATTGGTAACACACTACAATGAAATCGAAAGACAGCGCGCGACCCTCGGCTATGACATCGACGGTGTTGTGTACAAGGTGAACGATCTTGGCTTGCAAGACCGTCTTGGCTTTCGCTCGACCACGCCGCGTTGGGCGATTGCCCATAAATTTGCCGCCGAACTTGCATGGACATGGCTGACCGCAATTGACATTCAAGTGGGGCGGACCGGCGCATTGTCACCTGTCGCCCGGCTACAACCGGTGACTGTCGGCGGCGTCGTTGTGTCAAACGCGACCCTGCATAACGAGGATTACATCAAGGGGTTGGACAGCAAAGGCGGCGAAATCCGCGGAGGTAAAGATATTCGTGTTGGCGATTGGGTACAGGTTTATCGCGCCGGTGACGTTATTCCCAAAGTTGCGGATGTGGACCTGACGAAACGACCGCCGGACTCACATCCCTTTGTTTTTCCGTCCGTTTGCCCTGAATGTGGTTCAGAAGCTCTGCGAGAAACAGGTGATGCCGTGCGCAGATGTCTTGGCGGATTGATTTGTCCAGCGCAGGCCGTTGAAAAGCTAAAGCACTTTGTCGCCCGCGGCGGTTTCGATATTGAAGGTCTAGGGGCAAAGCAGGTTGAGCAATTCTATACCGACGGATGGATCGCGGAACCTGCGGACATCTTCACCCTTCGGGAACGCTTTGGCGAGGGGATGCAGCAACTTAAAAACCGAGAAGGGTGGGGCGAGAAATCGGCCAACAATCTGTTTCAGGCGATCGAGGATAAAAGAAAAATCCCCCTGAACCGCGTGCTTTTTGCATTGGGGATCAGGCATCTTGGCGAAGCTGCGTCGAACCTGATCGCTTTGCATTATGGTGATTGGTCTGCGTTTGAGGCTGCGATGGATAAGGCCGCGTCGCAAGAGGGTCCGGTTTGGGAGGATCTGATTGGCGTTGATGGCGTGGGCAGCGTTATGGCTGGATCGCTGGTCAGCACATTCGCGCAAACCCGCGAGCGGGAATCGATCGACCGATTGATCGCGCAGCTTGACGTGCAACCGGTCAAACGCGCCGACACATCGGGCAGTCCCGTCACGGGAAAAACAGTGGTCTTCACCGGAACGCTTGAAAAGATGACCCGCGCCGAAGCCAAGGCACGCGCTGAGCGGTTGGGTGCCAAGGTTTCCGGTTCTGTCAGTGCTAAGACCGATATTCTTATCGCCGGTCCCGGTGCCGGGTCCAAAGCGAAAAAGGCGGCAGAACTCGGCATTCAAACCATGGACGAGGACACGTGGTTGCGCCTGATCGCTGCATTATGA
- a CDS encoding class I SAM-dependent DNA methyltransferase, which yields MTEVFLNKIYSANGTDETREIYDAWAKSYETELGDNGYATPARCAAALAGVTKDLNAPLLDFGCGTGLSGLAFKNAGFTTIDGVDVSAKMLAQATTKGIYRTTEHIDETTAINANVYANIAAIGVIGTGAAPISVLDMLMKALPREGRFVFSFNDHTLEDPVHEARINEWTDCGAARLLFRERGAHLPGIKMQSTVYILEKA from the coding sequence ATGACAGAAGTTTTTCTGAACAAGATCTACAGCGCTAACGGGACGGACGAGACCCGTGAAATTTACGACGCTTGGGCTAAGAGTTACGAAACCGAGCTTGGCGATAACGGGTACGCCACACCGGCCCGATGCGCCGCAGCGCTGGCGGGTGTCACCAAAGATCTGAACGCGCCTCTTCTTGATTTCGGCTGCGGCACAGGTCTGTCGGGTTTGGCGTTTAAAAATGCAGGGTTCACCACGATAGATGGCGTTGATGTATCAGCAAAAATGCTAGCGCAGGCCACGACCAAGGGCATCTACCGCACCACGGAACATATTGATGAAACAACGGCGATCAATGCCAATGTATATGCGAATATTGCTGCGATCGGGGTTATCGGCACAGGCGCGGCACCTATTTCTGTGCTCGACATGTTGATGAAGGCCCTGCCGCGCGAAGGGCGTTTCGTGTTCTCGTTCAATGATCACACGCTGGAGGATCCGGTGCATGAAGCGCGGATTAACGAATGGACAGACTGTGGGGCCGCACGGTTGCTATTTCGTGAACGCGGAGCGCATCTTCCGGGCATAAAAATGCAATCCACTGTATACATCCTTGAAAAAGCGTGA
- a CDS encoding iron-sulfur cluster assembly scaffold protein, translated as MSGETDLIKLYSGRILALAADIPHLGRLDTPDATVKRRSPLCGSAVTVDVQVHDGKLSALGQDVKACALGQAAAAVAGGAALGATLDVITKGRDQLRAMLKENGPVPDAPFDGFDVLAPAVDYKNRHASIMLSMEAIAEAMENAAATAD; from the coding sequence ATGTCAGGCGAGACAGATCTAATCAAACTCTACTCGGGCCGCATATTGGCGTTGGCCGCGGACATTCCGCATCTGGGCCGATTGGACACACCGGACGCCACGGTAAAACGCCGCTCGCCCCTGTGCGGATCTGCCGTGACGGTTGATGTACAGGTGCATGACGGCAAGCTAAGCGCGCTTGGGCAGGACGTAAAAGCCTGCGCGTTGGGACAGGCCGCAGCTGCGGTCGCGGGTGGCGCAGCGCTGGGGGCGACCCTTGATGTGATTACCAAAGGGCGCGATCAGTTGCGCGCAATGCTCAAAGAAAACGGTCCCGTTCCTGACGCCCCCTTTGACGGTTTCGACGTACTTGCCCCCGCAGTGGATTATAAGAACCGCCACGCCTCGATCATGTTAAGCATGGAGGCGATTGCCGAGGCGATGGAAAACGCCGCAGCGACAGCCGACTAA